A genomic stretch from Setaria italica strain Yugu1 chromosome VII, Setaria_italica_v2.0, whole genome shotgun sequence includes:
- the LOC101783710 gene encoding probable low-specificity L-threonine aldolase 1 gives MATNVVVDLRSDTITKPTEAMRAAMAAADVDDDVRDGDPTARRFQAEMAALMGKEAALFVPSGTMANLVSVLVHCDVRGSEVILGDDSHIHLYENGGISTIGGVHPTTVRSNPDGTMDIDKIVAAIRRPDVIYYPTTRLICLENTHVNSGGKCLSVEYTDKVGEIAKSHGLKLHIDGARIFNASVALGVPVGRLVKAADSVSVCLSKGLGAPVGSVIVGSKAFIDKAKILRKTLGGGMRQVGVLCAAAHVAVRDSVEKLADDHRRAKALAEGLNKMEQFTVDSTSVETNMVFFDIVDSRISSYKLCQILEKHNVHVNPRSPKSVRLVLHYHISDSDVQYALTCFEKVVEELLTGGAKIEHLADGTSKNSYGY, from the exons ATGGCGACCAACGTAGTGGTGGACCTGCGGTCGGACACGATCACCAAGCCCACGGAGGCCAtgcgcgccgccatggccgcggccgacgtcgacgacgacgtccgGGACGGGGACCCCACCGCGCGGCGGTTCCaggcggagatggcggcgctcATGGGCAAGGAGGCCGCGCTGTTCGTGCCCTCCGGGACCATGGCCAACCTCGTCTCCGTCCTCGTGCACTGCGACGTCCGGGGCAGCGAGGTCATCCTCGGGGACGACTCGCACATCCACCTCTACGAGAACGGGGGGATCTCCACCATCGGCGGCGTGCACCCCACGACCGTCAGGAGCAACCCCGACGGCACCATGGACATCGACAAGATCGTCGCTGCCATCAGGCGTCCGGACGTGATATATTACCCGACCACCAGGCTGATCTGTTTGGAGAACACACATGTCAA TTCGGGTGGAAAATGTTTATCTGTAGAATACACTGACAAGGTTGGAGAAATTGCCAAGAGTCATGGCCTGAAGCTCCACATTGATGGAGCTCGCATTTTTAACGCCTCTGTG GCACTTGGAGTTCCTGTAGGCAGACTTGTGAAAGCTGCTGATTCAGTTTCG GTATGCCTATCGAAAGGTTTAGGCGCCCCCGTTGGATCAGTTATTGTTGGTTCAAAGGCCTTCATTGACAAG GCCAAAATTCTTAGGAAGACCCTAGGTGGTGGAATGAGGCAGGTTGGAGTTCTCTGTGCTGCTGCCCATGTTGCCGTTCGCGATTCTGTGGAGAAGCTTGCGGATGACCACAGAAGGGCTAAAGCTTTGGCAG AGGGACTGAATAAGATGGAACAGTTTACAGTGGATTCGACTTCAGTCGAGACTAATATG GTGTTCTTTGACATTGTGGATTCACGCATATCATCTTACAAGCTGTGTCAAATCCTGGAAAAGCACAATGTGCATGTAAATCCAAGGAGTCCAAAAAG TGTCAGGCTTGTCCTCCACTACCATATTTCAGATAGCGATGTTCAATATGCACTGACATGTTTTGAG AAAGTTGTTGAAGAACTGCTGACGGGTGGTGCAAAAATCGAGCATTTGGCAGATGGTACATCCAAAAACTCATACGGGTACTAG
- the LOC101784114 gene encoding protein G1-like4 yields the protein MDMSSNPDSPSSGGGSGGGMGSSSGGASPSVGSMTPQSPSRYEAQKRRDWNTFGQYLRNHRPPLSLAQCSGAHVLEFLRYLDQFGKTKVHGAACPFFGHPNPPAPCPCPLRQAWGSLDALVGRLRAAFEENGGRPESNPFAARAVRLYLREVREHQARARGVSYEKKKRKKPQQLPGDGSGLHGHPHQPPPPPPAGAAC from the coding sequence ATGGACATGTCGTCGAACCCCGACAGCCCCTCGTCgggagggggcagcggcggcggcatggggtcgagcagcggcggcgcgtcgccgtCCGTTGGCTCGATGACGCCGCAGTCGCCGAGCCGGTACGAGGCGCAGAAGCGGCGCGACTGGAACACGTTCGGGCAGTACCTGCGGaaccaccggccgccgctgaGCCTGGCGCAGTGCAGCGGCGCCCACGTCCTCGAGTTCCTCCGCTACCTGGACCAGTTCGGCAAGACCAAGGTGCACGGCGCGGCGTGCCCCTTCTTCGGCCACCCgaacccgccggcgccgtgcccCTGCCCACTCCGCCAGGCCTGGGGCAGCCTCGACGCCCtcgtcggccgcctccgcgccgccttcGAGGAGAACGGCGGCCGCCCGGAGTCCAACCCCTtcgccgcgcgcgccgtccgCCTCTACCTCCGCGAGGTCCGCGAGCACCAGGCCCGCGCCCGCGGCGTCAGCTACGAGAAGAAGAAGCGCAAGAAGCCGCAGCAGCTGCCGGGCGACGGCAGCGGCCTCCACGGCCACccccaccagccgccgccacccccgcccgccggcgccgcctgctGA